A window of Mucilaginibacter robiniae genomic DNA:
AGCAGCGCTTTGACATTGTTCATGCCTTCCGGGTCAAAGGCCGACACCGTAGCGCCTGCCGAAAGCAGCGCATCAATAATCTCCAGTGCCGGGGCTTCACGGATGTCATCCGTTTCCGGCTTAAAGGCCAGTCCCCACAAGGCAAAGTGCTTGCCGCTCAGATCGCCCTGGTAGTAGTTGCTTACTTTTTCTACCAGCATGCGCTTTTGGGTTTGGTTGACGTCCATCACCGCATCCAGGATCTTGAAGTCGTAGTGGTTTTCCTCGGCTGATTTGGCCAGCGCCTGTACGTCTTTCGGAAAGCAGCTGCCGCCATAACCAATGCCGGCAAACAAGAACCTTCTGCCGATGCGCTCATCTGCGCCGATGCCCTTGCGCACCATGTCCACGTCGGCGCCTACGCGCTCGCACAGGTTGGCAATCTCGTTCATAAAGGAGATCTTGGTAGCTAAAAAGGAGTTGGCCGCATACTTGGTCAGTTCCGAAGAGCGCTCATCCATAAAGATGATGGGGTTACCCTGGCGTACATAAGGGCCGTACAGCTCGGCCATCAGCTTGCGGGCCCGCTCATCGGAGGTACCCACCACTACGCGGTCCGGCTTCATGAAGTCTTCTACGGCTACGCCCTCGCGCAAAAACTCGGGGTTAGACACTACGGCATAGCTCACCCCTTCACGAATGTGCTGCTGCATGATAGCAGTCACCTTATCGGCTGTGCCTACCGGAACGGTAGACTTGGTCACAATCACTTTATAGCTGGTCAAAAGCCCGGCAATATCAGCTGCGGCACCCAGTACGTAACTCAGGTCTGCGGCGCCATTGCCGCCCGGCGGGGTAGGCAGGGCTAAAAAGATGATCTTGGCCTCTTCGATGCCCTCCGAGAGCGAGGTGGTAAAACGTAGGCGGCCCTGGGCAATGTTGCGGTGAAAGAGCTGCTCCAGCCCCGGCTCATAGATGGGCAGCTGCCCTTGTTGCATCATCTCTACTTTCTTCTGGTTGATGTCTACACACACCACCTCGTTGCCCGTCTCCGCTAAACACGTGCCGGTAACCAGACCCACATACCCCGTCCCCACGACTGCTATTCTCATATCTTCTTTCCTTTTACTTGTTGAATTGTATACTTTTATGCCCGACTAAAATACTAATTCTTGAATTTGATGCTGGTATTATACAACATTGGTGTACAACTTTATTACTTCATCGCGAAAATTGCATCAATTTGGAATACCAAAGCTAAACGCTGGCTAAACGGAAGACAAGAGCAAAAAGTTACAGATTTTCAGCAGAGTATATGGTTCCATTTTGCCTCTTTAGGCGAGTTTGAACAGGGGCGGCCAGTACTGGAAGCTACCCGTAAGCAATATAGCAGTTATAAAATTGTGGTAACCTTCTTTTCTCCATCGGGATATGAAATTCGCAAGAATACGCCACTGGCTGATGCTGTTTACTACCTGCCACTGGATACCGCAAGTAATGCCCGCCAGTTTATTCATGCGATAAAGCCGGCTGCTGCTGTTTTTACCAAATATGAGTACTGGTACCATTTCTTTAATGAACTACACCGGCAGCAAATTCCCTTATATGTTATATCAGCTATATTCAGGCCGCAACAAGTATTTTTCAAGTGGTATGGCAGCTTACACCGGCAAATTTTAACTAAGGTAACCCACTTCTTTACGCAAAACCAAGCTTCTGAACAGTTATTGGCTGCTTTAAATTTACACAACGTAACAGTAAGTGGCGATACCCGTTTCGACCGTGTGTGGGCTAATGCACTACACCCACGTACTCTGCCCGAAATAGAAGCTTTTAAAAATGACAAACCTGTATTTATAGCAGGCAGCACCTGGCCACAAGATGAAGAATTGATTGCCGGCCTGGTTAAACAGCATACCAACTGGCAGTTCATTATTGCTCCACATGAAATTCACGCAGCCCAGATTAATAAGCTAATCTCCTTACTACCTGCCGGAACAGTCATCAAGTTTTCAGAGATAGCTAATTACCCAACGTCTATATCCGAGAAACAAGTATTGATTATTGATAATATTGGTATGCTATCGGCCTTGTATCAGTATGGTAGTATAGCTTATATAGGGGGTGGGTTTGGTGCGGGTATTCACAACACGCTGGAAGCAGCAGCTTTTGGCCTCCCTGTTATTTTCGGCTCTAATTACGCCAAGTTTAAAGAAGCTCACGATTTGATTGAACAAAAAGCCGGATTCAGCATCCGAAACAATGATGAGTTGCAGGATGTAGTTGACCGATTAATTCAGCACCCTGAGATTTTACAGGAAGCAGGTCAGGCAGCCCATTATTATACGGAGAACCATATTGGTGCGACTGACACTATTATGCGCCAGATTAGGCTTAAAACTTAAATTCATCCCGATAAAACTTATCAAACAAGCACAGTAACCAACTTTAAACTTATACAGATAACCGAAACTATAAGCCTGCACTAATGTTTATCTCTATCTTAAATAGAGAATATGATTCGTGCTTTAATATTGGATTTGGACAATACCATTTTTGATACCTCATCTATCAGCCCTGTTATTTTTAAAGACCTATTTGCTTTAATGGATAAGTATAAGAATGAAGTAGGTGCTGAAAAGATGGAAGAAGCAAAAACACTGATGAGCAAGAAAGCTTTTCAGATTCTTGCTGACCAATATGGCTTTAACGAGGAGCTTAGAGAACAAGGTATGGAACTGCTTCGGAAAACCACCTATGGTTATCCTATAGTGCCGTTTACGGATTACTCGTTCATCAAGCAGGTGCATTTGGATAAGTACCTGGTGACGATGGGGTTTGAAAAAATGCAGCAAAGTAAAATACGGATGCTGGATTTGCATACCGATTTTATAGAAACTATTGTTAACGACCCTGACCAAACTGACGAAACCAAGAAAGATGTTTTTCAGGACATTATACAGCGCAACCACTACAAAGCCGAAGAAGTACTGGTAATTGGTGATGATCCGGATTCGGAAATTAAAGCAGGTAAAGATTTAGGAATGCCTACGTTACTGTACGATCCGCATCATGAGTATGGCGAAGACGTAGCTGATTACCGAATTGAGAACTACAAAGACCTACAAAAAGTCATTGAAAGTATTCAATAAAAACCACA
This region includes:
- a CDS encoding 3-deoxy-D-manno-octulosonic acid transferase, yielding MLVLYNIGVQLYYFIAKIASIWNTKAKRWLNGRQEQKVTDFQQSIWFHFASLGEFEQGRPVLEATRKQYSSYKIVVTFFSPSGYEIRKNTPLADAVYYLPLDTASNARQFIHAIKPAAAVFTKYEYWYHFFNELHRQQIPLYVISAIFRPQQVFFKWYGSLHRQILTKVTHFFTQNQASEQLLAALNLHNVTVSGDTRFDRVWANALHPRTLPEIEAFKNDKPVFIAGSTWPQDEELIAGLVKQHTNWQFIIAPHEIHAAQINKLISLLPAGTVIKFSEIANYPTSISEKQVLIIDNIGMLSALYQYGSIAYIGGGFGAGIHNTLEAAAFGLPVIFGSNYAKFKEAHDLIEQKAGFSIRNNDELQDVVDRLIQHPEILQEAGQAAHYYTENHIGATDTIMRQIRLKT
- a CDS encoding UDP-glucose dehydrogenase family protein gives rise to the protein MRIAVVGTGYVGLVTGTCLAETGNEVVCVDINQKKVEMMQQGQLPIYEPGLEQLFHRNIAQGRLRFTTSLSEGIEEAKIIFLALPTPPGGNGAADLSYVLGAAADIAGLLTSYKVIVTKSTVPVGTADKVTAIMQQHIREGVSYAVVSNPEFLREGVAVEDFMKPDRVVVGTSDERARKLMAELYGPYVRQGNPIIFMDERSSELTKYAANSFLATKISFMNEIANLCERVGADVDMVRKGIGADERIGRRFLFAGIGYGGSCFPKDVQALAKSAEENHYDFKILDAVMDVNQTQKRMLVEKVSNYYQGDLSGKHFALWGLAFKPETDDIREAPALEIIDALLSAGATVSAFDPEGMNNVKALLGEKITFAENPYAALEGADALLIVTEWQLFRTPDFERVGSLLKAKVIFDGRNLYDIQKMIDCGFYYNSIGRKVVGREQVVESSKA
- a CDS encoding HAD family hydrolase, whose amino-acid sequence is MIRALILDLDNTIFDTSSISPVIFKDLFALMDKYKNEVGAEKMEEAKTLMSKKAFQILADQYGFNEELREQGMELLRKTTYGYPIVPFTDYSFIKQVHLDKYLVTMGFEKMQQSKIRMLDLHTDFIETIVNDPDQTDETKKDVFQDIIQRNHYKAEEVLVIGDDPDSEIKAGKDLGMPTLLYDPHHEYGEDVADYRIENYKDLQKVIESIQ